One region of Bradyrhizobium betae genomic DNA includes:
- the clpA gene encoding ATP-dependent Clp protease ATP-binding subunit ClpA: MPTFSQSLEQSLHRALAIANERHHQYATLEHLLLSLIDDSDAAAVMRACSVDLDKLRTSLVNYLETEFENLVTDGADDAKPTAGFQRVIQRAVIHVQSSGREEVTGANVLIAIFAERESHAAYFLQEQDMTRYDAVNYISHGIAKRPGVSEARPVRGVDEETETKGSEDTKKKGEALETYCVNLNKKARDGKIDPVIGRNSEINRAIQVLCRRQKNNPLFVGEAGVGKTAIAEGLAKRIVDSEVPEVLAAATVFSLDMGTLLAGTRYRGDFEERLKQVLKELEAHPNAILFIDEIHTVIGAGATSGGAMDASNLLKPALASGTIRCMGSTTYKEYRQHFEKDRALVRRFQKIDVNEPTVEDAIAILKGLKPYFEDYHRLKYTNEAIEAAVQLSSRYIHDRKLPDKAIDVIDESGAAQMLVAENKRKKTIGIKEIETTIASMARIPPKSVSKDDAEVLKHLEQTLKRTVFGQDKAIESLAASIKLARAGLREPEKPIGCYLFSGPTGVGKTEVAKQLAASLGVELLRFDMSEYMERHTVSRLIGAPPGYVGFDQGGLLTDGVDQHPHCVVLLDEIEKAHPDLYNVLLQIMDHGRLTDHNGKQVNFRNVILIMTTNAGASDLAKQAFGFTRSKREGDDHEAINRQFAPEFRNRLDAVVSFGHLSVEVIGTVVEKFVLQLEAQLGDRDVTIELSEPAKAWLVKHGYDEQMGARPMARVIQEHIKKPLADEVLFGKLKGGGHVRVVLLKDEADETKDKIGFEFVEGPVTPKQEKLPGARKRPPGKSKPGGGSKGPTKSPLVKA; this comes from the coding sequence ATGCCGACTTTTTCTCAAAGCCTTGAACAATCCCTGCATCGTGCACTGGCGATCGCAAACGAGCGTCATCACCAATACGCGACGCTCGAGCATCTCTTGCTCTCCCTGATCGACGATTCCGATGCGGCCGCGGTCATGCGCGCCTGCAGCGTCGATCTCGACAAGCTCCGCACGAGCCTCGTCAATTACCTTGAAACCGAATTCGAGAACCTGGTGACGGATGGCGCCGACGATGCCAAGCCGACCGCCGGTTTTCAGCGCGTGATCCAGCGCGCCGTGATCCACGTGCAGTCATCCGGTCGCGAAGAGGTGACCGGCGCCAACGTTCTGATTGCGATCTTCGCCGAGCGCGAAAGTCATGCTGCGTATTTCCTGCAGGAGCAGGACATGACGCGCTATGACGCCGTCAACTACATCAGCCACGGCATCGCCAAGCGGCCGGGCGTCTCCGAGGCGCGGCCCGTTCGCGGCGTCGACGAGGAGACCGAGACCAAGGGTAGCGAGGACACCAAGAAGAAGGGTGAGGCGCTCGAGACCTATTGCGTCAACCTCAACAAGAAGGCGCGTGACGGCAAGATCGATCCGGTGATCGGACGCAATTCCGAGATCAACCGCGCGATTCAGGTGCTGTGCCGCCGGCAGAAGAACAATCCGCTGTTCGTGGGCGAAGCCGGCGTCGGCAAGACCGCGATCGCCGAGGGCTTGGCCAAGCGTATCGTCGACAGCGAGGTGCCGGAGGTTCTGGCGGCTGCGACCGTGTTTTCGCTCGACATGGGCACGCTGCTCGCCGGCACGCGCTATCGCGGTGACTTCGAAGAGCGCCTGAAGCAGGTTCTGAAGGAACTCGAGGCGCACCCGAACGCCATCCTGTTCATCGACGAGATCCACACCGTGATCGGTGCGGGCGCGACGTCGGGCGGGGCAATGGATGCCTCGAACCTGCTCAAGCCCGCGCTCGCTTCGGGCACGATCCGCTGCATGGGCTCGACCACCTACAAGGAATACCGCCAGCACTTCGAGAAGGACCGCGCGCTGGTGCGGCGCTTCCAGAAGATCGACGTCAACGAGCCGACCGTCGAGGACGCTATCGCGATCCTCAAGGGCCTGAAGCCGTACTTCGAGGACTACCACCGGCTGAAGTACACCAACGAGGCGATCGAGGCCGCGGTTCAGCTCTCCTCGCGCTATATCCACGACCGCAAGCTGCCCGACAAGGCGATCGACGTGATCGACGAGTCCGGCGCGGCCCAGATGCTGGTCGCCGAGAACAAGCGCAAGAAGACCATCGGCATCAAGGAGATCGAAACCACGATCGCCTCGATGGCGCGGATTCCGCCAAAGAGCGTGTCCAAGGACGATGCCGAGGTGCTCAAGCATCTCGAGCAGACGCTGAAGCGCACCGTGTTCGGTCAGGACAAGGCGATCGAGTCGCTTGCGGCATCGATCAAGCTCGCCCGTGCCGGCTTGCGCGAGCCGGAGAAGCCGATCGGCTGCTACCTGTTCTCGGGCCCGACCGGTGTCGGCAAGACCGAAGTCGCAAAGCAGCTCGCGGCATCGCTCGGCGTCGAGCTGTTGCGCTTCGACATGTCCGAATACATGGAGCGGCACACCGTGTCGCGCCTGATCGGCGCGCCTCCCGGCTATGTCGGCTTCGACCAGGGCGGCCTGCTCACCGACGGCGTCGACCAGCATCCGCACTGCGTGGTGTTGCTCGACGAAATCGAGAAGGCGCATCCCGATCTCTACAACGTGCTGCTCCAGATCATGGATCACGGCCGGCTCACCGACCACAATGGCAAGCAGGTCAACTTCCGCAACGTGATCCTGATCATGACCACGAATGCGGGTGCTTCGGATCTCGCCAAGCAGGCGTTCGGCTTCACGCGCTCAAAGCGGGAAGGCGACGATCACGAGGCGATCAACCGGCAGTTCGCGCCGGAATTCCGCAACCGCCTCGATGCCGTGGTCTCGTTCGGCCATCTCAGCGTCGAGGTGATCGGCACGGTCGTGGAGAAGTTCGTGCTTCAGCTCGAGGCGCAGCTCGGCGATCGCGACGTCACCATCGAACTCTCAGAGCCCGCCAAGGCCTGGCTGGTGAAGCATGGCTATGACGAGCAGATGGGCGCGCGGCCCATGGCCCGCGTGATCCAGGAGCATATCAAGAAGCCGCTGGCCGACGAGGTGCTGTTCGGCAAGCTGAAGGGCGGCGGCCACGTCCGCGTCGTCCTGCTCAAGGACGAGGCCGACGAGACCAAGGACAAGATCGGCTTCGAATTCGTCGAGGGGCCGGTCACGCCGAAGCAGGAGAAGCTGCCCGGCGCCCGCAAGCGTCCGCCGGGCAAGTCCAAGCCGGGCGGCGGCTCCAAGGGGCCGACCAAGAGCCCGCTGGTCAAGGCTTGA
- a CDS encoding translation initiation factor 2 produces MRSFGIVALSVMLGGCASVTRGTTENISISSTPSGVEAIISGLEVPTTCTTPCAVVVKRNADISITFQKEGYEPQIVPLSRDIPSSGAAGFAGNLLLGGVVGMGVDAATGAATDHKPNPVIVTMQPSAPARARPPAPRKPRPPAAPAPDTGT; encoded by the coding sequence ATGCGTTCATTTGGAATTGTGGCGCTCAGCGTCATGCTGGGCGGCTGCGCGTCTGTCACGCGCGGCACGACCGAAAACATCAGCATCTCATCGACACCATCAGGCGTGGAAGCCATCATCAGCGGACTGGAGGTTCCGACGACCTGCACGACGCCTTGCGCCGTGGTCGTCAAGCGCAACGCCGACATCTCGATCACCTTCCAGAAGGAAGGCTATGAGCCGCAGATCGTGCCGCTCAGCCGGGACATACCGAGCTCCGGCGCCGCCGGCTTTGCCGGCAATCTCTTGCTGGGCGGTGTCGTCGGCATGGGCGTCGATGCCGCGACGGGGGCGGCAACCGATCACAAGCCGAATCCGGTCATCGTGACGATGCAGCCGTCAGCCCCTGCCCGCGCGCGGCCGCCCGCGCCGAGAAAACCGAGGCCGCCGGCAGCACCCGCGCCTGACACGGGCACCTAG
- a CDS encoding MFS transporter has translation MSSAPIEHADGLPQPLRNQAVLTIALGIIMAVVDSAIANVALPTIAADLDASPAFSIWIVNGYQLAITISLLPLASLGEIIGYRRVYLVGLVLFTLASAFCALADTLPLLTIARIIQGFGAAGIMSVNAALVRFTYPRSQLGRGIGLNALVVAFSAAVGPTLAAGILAFGSWPWLFAINVPLGVVTLVLGLRSLPHTTPAGRSFDWQSAGLSAITFGVGIAAVDSVGHGEAVITCLVQFAIAIVAGALLIYRETHMTSPLLPVDLLRIPVFALSIATSIASFCGQMLAFVSIPFYLQSRFGYSAVHMGLLITPWPIAVAFAAPLAGRLVEHYPAGLLGGIGLTLFACGLGALALLPAAPTPFDIIWRMALAGAGFGLFQTPNNRTMIAAAPRERAGGASGMLGTARLLGQTTGAALVALLLGRYPIEGMRLALLAGVGFALCGAVLSMLRLSPAGARGAEHVRVQDDQRLRGE, from the coding sequence ATGTCGTCCGCCCCCATCGAGCATGCCGACGGACTGCCGCAACCCCTGCGCAACCAGGCGGTCCTGACCATTGCGCTCGGGATCATCATGGCCGTGGTCGACAGCGCCATCGCCAACGTGGCGCTGCCGACGATCGCGGCCGACCTCGACGCGAGCCCGGCCTTCTCGATCTGGATCGTCAACGGCTATCAGCTCGCGATCACCATCTCGCTGCTGCCGCTGGCCTCGCTCGGCGAGATCATCGGCTATCGCCGCGTCTATCTGGTCGGGCTGGTGCTGTTCACGCTTGCATCCGCCTTCTGCGCACTGGCGGATACGCTGCCGTTGCTGACGATCGCGCGCATCATCCAGGGCTTTGGCGCGGCCGGCATCATGAGCGTCAACGCGGCACTGGTGCGCTTCACCTATCCGCGCAGCCAGCTCGGCCGCGGCATCGGACTCAACGCGCTCGTCGTCGCCTTCTCGGCCGCGGTGGGCCCGACGCTGGCCGCTGGCATCCTCGCGTTCGGAAGCTGGCCCTGGCTGTTCGCCATCAACGTCCCGCTCGGCGTGGTGACGCTGGTACTGGGCCTGCGCAGCCTGCCTCACACGACACCCGCCGGCCGATCTTTCGACTGGCAGAGCGCGGGGCTGTCGGCGATCACCTTCGGCGTCGGGATCGCGGCCGTCGACAGCGTCGGCCATGGCGAGGCCGTGATCACCTGCCTCGTTCAATTCGCAATCGCCATCGTCGCAGGCGCGCTGCTGATCTACCGCGAAACCCACATGACCTCGCCGCTGCTGCCGGTCGATCTGCTGCGCATCCCGGTGTTTGCGCTGTCGATCGCGACCTCGATCGCCTCGTTCTGCGGGCAGATGCTGGCCTTCGTCTCGATCCCCTTCTATCTCCAGAGCCGCTTCGGCTATTCGGCGGTGCATATGGGCCTGCTGATCACGCCATGGCCGATCGCGGTGGCGTTCGCGGCACCGCTGGCCGGCCGCCTGGTCGAGCATTATCCAGCCGGCCTGCTCGGCGGCATCGGGCTCACGCTGTTCGCCTGCGGTCTCGGGGCACTCGCCTTGCTGCCGGCAGCCCCGACGCCGTTCGACATCATCTGGCGCATGGCGCTCGCAGGCGCCGGCTTCGGCCTGTTCCAGACTCCCAACAACCGGACCATGATCGCGGCCGCCCCGCGCGAGCGCGCCGGCGGCGCCAGCGGCATGCTGGGCACGGCGCGGCTGCTCGGCCAGACCACGGGTGCGGCGCTGGTCGCGCTGCTGCTCGGCCGCTATCCGATCGAAGGAATGCGGTTGGCGCTTCTCGCCGGCGTTGGATTTGCACTCTGCGGCGCAGTGCTGAGCATGCTTCGGCTGTCTCCCGCAGGCGCCCGCGGCGCCGAGCACGTCCGCGTGCAGGACGACCAGCGGCTGCGGGGCGAATAG
- a CDS encoding c-type cytochrome, with the protein MKIFAFAPLIVLLWSSFAHAMDAEQRHSQNLLEKMCSRCHAVGPTGRSPNKLAPPFRHLGENKLYDPDFVQRLQDGYSSIHRAMPTFRFDRESAEAVASYLKAIQTKKD; encoded by the coding sequence ATGAAGATATTCGCGTTCGCGCCTCTGATCGTGTTGTTGTGGAGTTCGTTCGCCCACGCAATGGATGCCGAACAGCGGCACAGCCAAAATCTCCTGGAGAAGATGTGCTCGCGGTGTCATGCCGTCGGCCCCACCGGCAGGAGCCCCAACAAGCTTGCGCCGCCGTTCCGCCATCTGGGCGAGAACAAGCTCTATGATCCCGACTTCGTGCAGCGCCTTCAGGACGGCTACAGCAGCATTCATCGCGCCATGCCGACCTTCCGCTTCGACCGGGAGAGCGCCGAGGCCGTCGCCAGCTACCTCAAGGCTATCCAGACAAAGAAGGACTAG
- a CDS encoding aldo/keto reductase — MAARPNCGMPARIISARRIRNCSAIARHNLRRRRGLGDQLRSYKDLPKETGKSVSQIALNWLLQRPTVSTLIIGARNETQLRENLGAVGWSLTKDQIAKLDAASKVTLPYPDWHQRTTFTDRNPPAV; from the coding sequence ATGGCAGCGAGGCCGAACTGCGGGATGCCGGCGCGCATCATATCTGCGCGGCGCATCCGGAATTGCTCGGCCATTGCGCGGCATAACCTCCGTCGTCGACGAGGCCTCGGTGATCAGCTCCGATCGTACAAGGACCTGCCGAAGGAAACCGGCAAGAGCGTCTCACAAATTGCGCTCAACTGGCTGCTTCAGCGTCCGACCGTCTCGACGTTGATCATCGGCGCACGCAACGAGACGCAGCTCCGCGAAAATCTCGGCGCGGTCGGCTGGTCGCTGACCAAGGACCAGATCGCAAAGCTGGATGCCGCGAGCAAGGTCACGCTGCCCTATCCTGACTGGCACCAGCGCACGACCTTCACCGACCGCAATCCGCCGGCGGTGTAG
- a CDS encoding HAD family hydrolase — protein sequence MVTIYFDLDGTLTNPKPGITRSIQYALERLGLAVPSEDDLTWCIGPPLHASLQKLTGSAELADRALLLYRERFSDIGLFENEAYAGIMDTLTTLAATTPRMFVATSKPAVYANRIVEHFGLKPYFERVFGSELDGTRVDKRDLLRYALDEAKVDPSSAIMIGDRSHDVVGARTNGMTAIGVLYGYGSEAELRDAGAHHICAAHPELLGHCAA from the coding sequence ATGGTGACAATCTATTTTGATCTCGACGGCACGCTGACCAACCCGAAACCCGGGATCACCCGCTCGATCCAGTACGCACTGGAACGGCTCGGCCTCGCTGTGCCGAGCGAGGACGATCTGACCTGGTGCATCGGCCCGCCGCTCCACGCCAGCCTGCAAAAGCTGACCGGCAGCGCGGAACTCGCCGACCGTGCGTTGCTGCTCTATCGCGAGCGTTTCAGTGATATCGGCCTGTTCGAGAACGAGGCCTATGCCGGCATCATGGACACTCTGACGACGCTTGCCGCGACCACGCCGCGCATGTTCGTGGCGACCAGCAAGCCCGCGGTCTACGCCAACCGCATCGTCGAGCATTTCGGCCTGAAGCCGTATTTCGAGCGGGTGTTCGGCTCCGAGCTCGACGGCACGCGCGTCGACAAACGCGACCTGCTCCGCTACGCGCTCGACGAGGCCAAGGTCGATCCGAGCAGCGCGATCATGATCGGCGACCGCAGCCATGACGTTGTCGGCGCCCGCACCAACGGTATGACCGCGATCGGCGTGCTCTACGGCTATGGCAGCGAGGCCGAACTGCGGGATGCCGGCGCGCATCATATCTGCGCGGCGCATCCGGAATTGCTCGGCCATTGCGCGGCATAA
- a CDS encoding TRAP transporter substrate-binding protein: protein MLPDLLLPMRFPAKRIHAILALTALLLSAVPAAAQVSWRMTTEYPQNNISGIGLTTFAERVATRTNGFVTVANAFDNELKINSGAMPRAATDGRIAGGDAFAGALSGLDPVLALSTLPFLVQSVDVARATNLRARPLYEKALAARGLKLLYVTIWPVTGLWSEHALANADDLPKLNLRAYDANSSEVMRAAGANAQFLPMDAALAGLREHRLNAFLTSGDGGAGRKLWDFLPYFTAINYAMPVSIAFVRSDAFAELSEPMQREVLAAAAETEQSQFALLPHRTAENYARMRDNGVRIAEPAPTSLIAALRTAATSALSTWEAQAGADATAIVEWAKQQ from the coding sequence ATGCTGCCTGACCTGCTTCTCCCAATGCGATTCCCCGCCAAACGGATCCACGCGATCCTTGCCCTCACCGCGCTCTTGCTGTCCGCCGTGCCGGCCGCAGCCCAGGTCAGTTGGCGGATGACCACGGAATACCCGCAAAACAACATTTCCGGGATCGGGCTCACCACCTTCGCCGAACGGGTCGCCACGCGCACAAACGGTTTCGTGACCGTGGCCAACGCCTTCGACAACGAGCTCAAGATCAACTCGGGCGCGATGCCGCGCGCGGCGACGGACGGCCGCATTGCCGGCGGCGATGCCTTCGCGGGCGCGCTCTCGGGCCTTGACCCGGTGCTCGCATTGTCCACCCTGCCCTTCCTGGTGCAATCGGTGGACGTCGCCCGCGCCACCAATCTGCGGGCGCGCCCGCTCTACGAGAAGGCGCTCGCAGCACGTGGCCTCAAGCTGCTTTATGTGACGATCTGGCCCGTGACGGGTCTCTGGTCCGAACACGCGCTCGCAAATGCCGACGACCTGCCGAAACTGAACTTGCGGGCTTACGACGCCAACTCCAGCGAAGTCATGCGCGCGGCCGGCGCGAATGCGCAATTCCTGCCCATGGACGCGGCGCTCGCCGGCCTCAGGGAGCACCGGCTGAATGCGTTCCTCACCTCCGGAGACGGCGGCGCGGGGCGCAAGCTCTGGGACTTCCTGCCCTATTTCACGGCTATCAATTACGCGATGCCGGTCTCGATCGCCTTTGTCCGCAGCGACGCCTTTGCCGAGCTGTCCGAGCCGATGCAGCGCGAGGTGCTGGCCGCGGCGGCCGAGACCGAGCAGAGCCAGTTCGCGCTGCTCCCCCATCGCACCGCCGAGAACTACGCGCGCATGCGCGACAACGGCGTCCGCATCGCCGAACCGGCGCCCACCTCGCTCATCGCCGCACTTCGGACAGCTGCAACCAGCGCCCTCTCGACCTGGGAAGCGCAGGCGGGCGCGGACGCCACGGCGATTGTCGAATGGGCGAAGCAGCAATAG
- a CDS encoding lytic transglycosylase domain-containing protein, whose amino-acid sequence MADHLVAWRAGARHGDAWAVLPRFASLVVATLLFSTSQAAAWDSSPAKTGVAIPSVEELAGPSAKPDARESDTRESICLIVEAAARDASLPLEFFARVIWQESRFQADAVGPMTRSGEHAQGIAQFMPGTASERGLLNPFNPVQALPKSAEFLNELRNQFGNLGLAAAAYNAGPRRVQEWLAGTGPMPEQTRNYVVAITGTSVDAWAKAGSTGKGPPSAPLTSCRDLMALLKRAPNAFVAELEQHVELAAAKVWGVQLAAGFDRNRALAMYSRAVTRLSAVIGERDPSLLSSVVRSRGTRAFYQVRIGADTRSEADELCSRIRKAGGACFVLKNRGVSG is encoded by the coding sequence ATGGCGGATCATCTTGTCGCATGGCGCGCCGGCGCGCGCCACGGCGATGCTTGGGCAGTGCTGCCGCGATTTGCATCACTTGTCGTTGCCACGCTGCTGTTCTCGACGTCGCAGGCCGCGGCGTGGGACAGCTCGCCTGCAAAGACCGGTGTCGCCATCCCAAGCGTCGAAGAGCTCGCGGGGCCCTCCGCGAAGCCTGATGCGCGCGAGAGCGACACGCGGGAATCGATCTGTCTGATCGTGGAGGCGGCCGCGCGCGATGCCAGTTTGCCGCTGGAATTCTTCGCCCGCGTGATCTGGCAGGAAAGCCGCTTCCAGGCCGATGCTGTGGGCCCCATGACGCGCAGCGGCGAGCATGCGCAGGGGATCGCGCAGTTCATGCCGGGCACCGCGAGCGAGCGCGGGCTGCTCAATCCGTTCAATCCGGTGCAGGCGCTGCCGAAGTCGGCCGAATTCCTCAACGAGCTGCGCAACCAGTTCGGCAATCTCGGCCTTGCCGCCGCCGCCTACAATGCCGGGCCGCGGCGGGTGCAGGAATGGCTCGCGGGCACCGGTCCGATGCCGGAGCAGACGCGCAACTATGTCGTCGCCATCACCGGCACGAGCGTCGATGCCTGGGCAAAGGCCGGCAGCACCGGCAAGGGCCCGCCAAGTGCGCCGCTGACGAGCTGCCGCGATCTGATGGCATTGTTGAAGCGTGCGCCGAATGCCTTCGTTGCCGAGCTCGAGCAGCATGTCGAGCTGGCTGCCGCAAAGGTCTGGGGCGTGCAGCTTGCCGCCGGGTTCGACCGCAACAGGGCGCTGGCGATGTATTCCCGCGCCGTGACGCGGCTGAGCGCTGTGATCGGCGAACGAGACCCGAGCCTGCTAAGTTCGGTGGTGCGCAGCCGCGGCACCCGCGCCTTCTACCAGGTGCGCATCGGTGCCGACACGCGCAGCGAGGCGGACGAGTTGTGCAGCCGCATCCGCAAGGCCGGCGGCGCTTGCTTCGTGCTGAAGAACAGGGGTGTGAGCGGGTAA